In the Candidatus Bipolaricaulota bacterium genome, CGCGCGGAGAAGGCGCTAAATTCTCCCGGTCAAATTCGAGGAGGTTTATCATGAACGAAGTGGAGAAAGTCGCAATCATCGGCGGGGGAAACCTGGGGACAGCGATCGCTAGGGGGCTTGTGGCGGCAGGGAAGCTCCCCCCGGCCCGGATCGCGGTAACCCGCCGCACCGTCCGCCTGCTCGACGGATTACGGGCTGAGGGGTTCGAGGTCAGCGGCGACAATGCGGCAGCGGCGCGCGGCGCTGGGGTCGTGTTTGTGACCGTCCGCCCGCATCAGCTGAACGCCGTCCTCGAGGAACTCCGCCCGGTCCTTGAACCGGAGCAGGTCGTAGTTTCCACCGTCTCCAACGCCCCCCTCGCTAAGATAAAGGACAAGCTCGGAGGGAAGATCCCGGTGATCCGGGCGATGCCGAACATCGCGGTGTCGGTGCGCGAGTCGATGACCTGCCTCGCTCATGACCCGGACGTACCGGCGGCTGCGGCGGCCCTGGTCAAGGACCTGTTCGACGGGCTCGGGGAGACGGTGTTCATCGCTGAGGAGCAGATGACCCCGGCGACTGCTCTGTGCG is a window encoding:
- the proC gene encoding pyrroline-5-carboxylate reductase, coding for MNEVEKVAIIGGGNLGTAIARGLVAAGKLPPARIAVTRRTVRLLDGLRAEGFEVSGDNAAAARGAGVVFVTVRPHQLNAVLEELRPVLEPEQVVVSTVSNAPLAKIKDKLGGKIPVIRAMPNIAVSVRESMTCLAHDPDVPAAAAALVKDLFDGLGETVFIAEEQMTPATALCACGIAFFLRAIRAASQGGVQVGFHAGEAIRLAAQTAKGAAELLLAGNAHPEMKIDEVTTPQGITIEGLNEMEHHGFSSAMIRGIVTSAEKATNLYRNNGGDDA